One stretch of Amycolatopsis sp. NBC_00345 DNA includes these proteins:
- a CDS encoding SIS domain-containing protein, whose translation MSGTFMAAEIASQPECWRDAANLAAANAGLLPAPGARVAVVGCGTSWFIAQAYAVLRETAGLGETDAFAASEFPVGRAYDQVVALTRSGTTTEVHTLLARLGTSVPTTAITGVPAEIAGAAGTVVDLSSVDERSVVQTRFATTALAMLRAHLGEDLAPVIAQAERALAEPLPAELVEAEQFSFLGTGWSVGLANEAALKFREACLLWTESYPAWDYRHGPISISEPGRVTWMFGASPDGLADDVHRAGGVFVETGLDPMADLVRAQRVAGAIAGRKGLDPDNPRSLTRSVVLS comes from the coding sequence ATGAGCGGGACTTTCATGGCGGCGGAGATCGCGAGCCAGCCGGAGTGCTGGCGGGACGCGGCGAACCTGGCCGCGGCCAACGCGGGACTGCTGCCGGCGCCGGGCGCTCGCGTCGCGGTGGTCGGCTGCGGGACGTCGTGGTTCATCGCGCAGGCGTACGCGGTGTTGCGGGAGACGGCCGGGCTCGGGGAGACCGACGCGTTCGCCGCCTCGGAGTTCCCCGTCGGGCGGGCCTACGACCAGGTCGTGGCGCTCACCCGGTCGGGCACCACCACCGAGGTGCACACCCTGCTGGCCCGATTGGGCACAAGCGTGCCCACCACGGCCATCACCGGTGTCCCCGCCGAGATCGCCGGCGCCGCGGGCACCGTGGTGGACCTGTCCTCAGTGGACGAACGCTCGGTCGTGCAGACCCGGTTCGCCACCACGGCGCTGGCCATGCTCCGCGCGCACCTCGGCGAAGACCTCGCCCCGGTGATCGCGCAGGCCGAGCGCGCGCTGGCCGAGCCGCTGCCGGCCGAGCTGGTCGAGGCGGAGCAGTTCAGCTTCCTCGGCACCGGCTGGTCGGTCGGCCTGGCCAACGAGGCGGCGCTGAAGTTCCGCGAGGCCTGTCTGCTGTGGACGGAGTCCTACCCGGCGTGGGACTACCGGCACGGCCCGATCAGCATCAGCGAGCCCGGCCGCGTCACCTGGATGTTCGGCGCTTCGCCGGACGGGCTGGCCGATGACGTCCACCGGGCCGGGGGCGTGTTCGTCGAGACCGGGCTGGACCCGATGGCCGACCTGGTGCGCGCCCAGCGCGTCGCGGGCGCGATCGCCGGGCGCAAGGGACTGGACCCGGACAACCCGCGGAGCCTCACGCGCTCCGTCGTGCTGAGCTGA
- a CDS encoding RICIN domain-containing protein, whose product MPVSYPRSRGTGRRVAVALTGLALCAGLAPASASAAATSPTDGYTVTVNGTGTYATPTDTPASGYIDKDGTFYFQQSAADYGADAPREWEFYTGKDFDSATKSSELSDAVNPADSRDKNNDTTWRCNTSPTGKEATAPPAGSGYSQKNFCDLSGVWVDPDTGDWYGLVHNEFTPQPFGDGLHYDAIDYAVSKDGGHTWAIKAHVITTPYSTRRGDTAAFPQQTYYYGDGDQRLLVDTASGYFYVYYGSRVVDKNGGWKAFYEHVARAPIAGKMAPGGWQKWYDGKWSEPGVGGRESNMVPVDGTNQTGYTPASKEYNPANTGTTTEQVAAGKTPPTSPLFVMDVAYNAYLGLYIGEPQAVDQSGKAPQQFYVTDNLATQKWRLAGDTGSHTDASWYRWFLDSANKTSSSIVGKNFRSYCAFGCPADASGTYFDLTVDSAHPAASPFDPAKAYRIANGDGRVLAQVPGGSATTSLASGSGSAAWSFAANGDGSYRITNASSGGLLGVGTASPGTRAWGTAPTVTAAGSGGPSVGQQWFVIHSANGTYRLVNRYSGLVLGLSGASGRLSETTPARYWTDRTGSPVGGARTASQQTLSITAAGNAGLDGTHVLTIGGKALDVPGHSTAAGTRLVTWTANGGANQQWAFTRQPDGSYELRNRESGLCADVEAGSTASGAAVIQWPCTGGTNQHWTATNQGGGYTFASAKSGLLLTTASATDGAPVTQRAGGGFQRWTLVS is encoded by the coding sequence ATGCCCGTCTCGTACCCCAGGTCCCGTGGGACCGGCCGGAGAGTCGCCGTCGCGCTCACCGGGCTGGCCCTGTGCGCTGGGCTGGCCCCGGCATCCGCGTCGGCGGCTGCGACGTCACCGACCGATGGCTACACCGTCACGGTCAACGGCACCGGTACCTACGCCACCCCGACCGACACCCCGGCGAGCGGCTATATCGACAAGGACGGCACCTTCTACTTCCAGCAGTCCGCCGCCGACTACGGCGCGGACGCCCCGCGGGAGTGGGAGTTCTACACCGGCAAGGACTTCGACTCCGCGACGAAGTCGAGCGAGCTGAGCGACGCGGTGAACCCCGCCGACTCCCGCGACAAGAACAACGACACGACCTGGCGGTGCAACACCAGCCCCACCGGCAAGGAGGCCACCGCCCCGCCGGCCGGCTCCGGCTACTCGCAGAAGAACTTCTGCGACCTGTCCGGCGTCTGGGTCGACCCGGACACCGGCGACTGGTACGGCTTGGTGCACAACGAGTTCACCCCGCAGCCCTTCGGCGACGGCCTGCACTACGACGCCATCGACTACGCGGTCTCGAAGGACGGCGGCCATACCTGGGCCATCAAGGCGCACGTGATCACGACGCCGTACAGCACCCGGCGCGGGGACACCGCCGCCTTCCCGCAGCAGACGTACTACTACGGCGACGGCGACCAGCGGCTGCTGGTGGACACCGCCTCGGGCTACTTCTACGTCTACTACGGCTCGCGCGTGGTGGACAAGAACGGCGGCTGGAAGGCGTTCTACGAGCACGTCGCGCGGGCGCCGATCGCCGGCAAGATGGCGCCGGGCGGCTGGCAGAAGTGGTACGACGGCAAGTGGTCCGAGCCCGGCGTCGGCGGGCGGGAGAGCAACATGGTGCCGGTCGACGGCACCAACCAGACCGGCTACACGCCCGCGTCGAAGGAGTACAACCCGGCGAACACCGGGACCACCACCGAACAGGTCGCCGCGGGCAAGACGCCGCCGACGTCACCGCTGTTCGTCATGGACGTCGCCTACAACGCCTACCTCGGGCTGTACATCGGCGAGCCGCAGGCGGTCGACCAGAGTGGCAAGGCGCCGCAGCAGTTCTACGTCACCGACAACCTCGCCACGCAGAAGTGGCGGCTGGCCGGCGACACCGGCAGCCACACCGACGCGTCGTGGTACCGCTGGTTCCTGGACAGTGCCAACAAGACCAGCTCGTCCATCGTCGGCAAGAACTTCCGGTCCTACTGCGCGTTCGGCTGCCCCGCGGACGCTTCCGGCACGTACTTCGACCTCACCGTCGACAGCGCCCACCCCGCGGCGTCGCCGTTCGACCCGGCGAAGGCGTACCGGATCGCCAACGGTGACGGCCGGGTGCTCGCCCAGGTCCCGGGCGGCTCCGCGACCACCTCGCTGGCTTCCGGCAGCGGCTCCGCGGCCTGGTCGTTCGCGGCCAACGGCGACGGCTCGTACCGGATCACCAACGCCTCCAGCGGCGGGCTGCTCGGCGTCGGCACCGCCTCGCCGGGCACCCGGGCGTGGGGCACCGCGCCGACGGTCACCGCGGCCGGCAGCGGGGGCCCGAGCGTCGGCCAGCAGTGGTTTGTCATCCACTCCGCGAACGGCACGTACCGGCTGGTCAACCGGTACAGCGGCTTGGTGCTCGGCCTCTCCGGCGCGTCCGGCCGGCTCAGCGAGACCACGCCGGCCCGGTACTGGACCGACCGGACGGGAAGCCCGGTCGGCGGCGCGCGCACCGCGTCCCAGCAGACGCTTTCGATCACCGCGGCCGGCAACGCCGGGCTCGACGGCACGCACGTGCTGACCATCGGCGGCAAGGCGCTCGACGTCCCCGGCCACAGCACCGCGGCCGGCACCCGGCTGGTCACCTGGACCGCCAACGGCGGCGCCAACCAGCAGTGGGCCTTCACCCGGCAGCCCGACGGCTCCTACGAGCTGCGCAACCGTGAATCCGGCCTGTGCGCGGACGTCGAAGCTGGTTCCACCGCCTCGGGCGCCGCGGTCATCCAGTGGCCCTGCACCGGTGGCACCAACCAGCATTGGACTGCCACGAACCAGGGCGGCGGCTACACGTTCGCCTCGGCCAAGAGCGGGCTGCTGCTGACCACCGCCTCCGCCACCGACGGCGCGCCGGTCACCCAGCGGGCCGGCGGCGGCTTCCAGCGCTGGACGCTGGTTTCGTAG
- a CDS encoding carbohydrate ABC transporter permease, translated as MTAATRVVRGPAARATRGAHLGRKRRLFWPFAVPALVLYLAFLVLPTIATVVLSFTHWAGAGDTPEPDGVTNYVQMWQSDSFQYAFRNTLVYVFLGGIGTFAVAFLFTMVLRDMRGGKVIRAILFFPNIVAPVALGMFLGFVFKYQPGKQGLANYVLEHVGADAAKFLAPANVTGVVTASLIWASSGFYITILMAAVDRIPPYLYEDSDLAGASPWQKFRNITLPMTWDVVGVAGVLWTINALKIFELVFVLAGPGTYAPPNQAWTLGIYVFDRTFGSNGTPDFGAACACAVAMIALVSVLVVLLRRLMRRDAIQF; from the coding sequence ATGACGGCCGCGACTCGGGTGGTGCGGGGCCCGGCCGCCCGCGCCACCCGCGGGGCGCACCTCGGCCGCAAGCGCCGGCTGTTCTGGCCGTTCGCCGTCCCCGCTCTGGTGCTGTACCTGGCTTTCCTGGTGCTGCCGACGATCGCCACGGTGGTGCTGAGCTTCACCCACTGGGCCGGGGCCGGCGACACGCCCGAGCCCGACGGCGTGACCAACTACGTGCAGATGTGGCAGAGCGACTCGTTCCAGTACGCCTTCCGCAACACGCTGGTGTACGTCTTCCTCGGCGGCATCGGCACGTTCGCGGTCGCGTTCCTGTTCACCATGGTGCTGCGGGACATGCGCGGCGGCAAGGTGATCCGGGCGATCCTGTTCTTCCCGAACATCGTCGCGCCGGTGGCGCTGGGCATGTTCCTCGGCTTCGTGTTCAAGTACCAGCCGGGCAAGCAGGGCCTGGCGAACTACGTGCTGGAGCACGTCGGCGCGGACGCGGCGAAGTTCCTCGCCCCGGCCAACGTGACCGGGGTGGTGACCGCGTCGCTGATCTGGGCCAGCTCGGGCTTCTACATCACCATCCTGATGGCCGCGGTCGACCGGATCCCGCCGTACCTGTACGAGGACTCGGACCTGGCCGGGGCGTCGCCGTGGCAGAAGTTCCGCAACATCACGCTGCCGATGACCTGGGACGTGGTCGGGGTCGCCGGGGTGCTGTGGACGATCAACGCGCTGAAGATCTTCGAGCTGGTCTTCGTGCTGGCCGGGCCGGGCACCTACGCGCCGCCGAACCAGGCGTGGACGCTCGGCATCTACGTGTTCGACCGGACCTTCGGCTCCAACGGCACGCCGGACTTCGGCGCCGCCTGCGCCTGCGCGGTCGCGATGATCGCGCTCGTGTCGGTGCTCGTCGTCCTGCTGCGCCGGTTGATGCGCCGTGACGCCATCCAGTTCTGA
- a CDS encoding ABC transporter substrate-binding protein — translation MAVALTTGTALLLAGCGGGDADAGGTGENALPGVDQYLNAPCPEPGVKPATGKEVTYWSMWTADEPQGKVLQKAFKCFQDKTGVHVDVQWLGRKAYTQNLVPALNTDTVPDLFDQDVSKVGAAIMTPGGTQSLDDVYGMKVGEGDKTVKDVLSPSSYDFPQNKDHEGHNFLVPYTVQSSAWWYNKDTAGAVAQPKTMDELTALFDKAKADGKAAISLDGDIPFYNMYFFTQLAERYVGSGGLYKAATDPTGAAWTSDPGFLKAATETAKLPKYFIDGWDAAKFPQVQQRWADGDSRYLYVGTWAPSETREYLDKEGAGTKISYGSLQFPMPPGATHDTVEQMSIGFAVPKKAKNAEAAKAFIAYFLNKDILSGIPAVADNLVPRADLAVPDDLKQVKSAMDDPKKEHVLQYDGIDGVAGGKWQTDVFDPADLALLKGQLNPQQFIAQLSAKSAAFWKNQG, via the coding sequence CTGGCGGTGGCCCTCACAACCGGGACCGCGCTGTTGCTCGCCGGGTGCGGCGGCGGGGACGCCGACGCGGGCGGCACCGGCGAGAACGCGCTGCCCGGCGTCGACCAGTACCTCAACGCGCCGTGTCCCGAGCCGGGGGTCAAGCCCGCCACGGGCAAGGAGGTCACCTACTGGTCGATGTGGACCGCCGACGAGCCGCAGGGCAAGGTGCTGCAGAAGGCCTTCAAGTGCTTCCAGGACAAGACCGGCGTGCACGTCGACGTCCAGTGGCTCGGCCGCAAGGCCTACACGCAGAACCTGGTGCCCGCGCTGAACACCGACACCGTGCCCGACCTGTTCGACCAGGACGTGAGCAAGGTCGGCGCGGCGATCATGACCCCGGGCGGCACGCAGAGCCTCGACGACGTCTACGGGATGAAGGTCGGTGAGGGCGACAAGACGGTCAAGGACGTGCTTTCGCCCAGCTCGTACGACTTCCCGCAGAACAAGGACCACGAGGGGCACAACTTCCTGGTCCCGTACACCGTCCAGTCGAGCGCCTGGTGGTACAACAAGGACACTGCGGGCGCCGTGGCGCAGCCGAAGACGATGGACGAGCTGACCGCCCTGTTCGACAAGGCGAAGGCCGACGGCAAGGCGGCGATCAGCCTGGACGGGGACATCCCGTTCTACAACATGTACTTCTTCACCCAGCTGGCCGAGCGCTACGTCGGCTCCGGCGGGCTGTACAAGGCGGCCACCGACCCCACCGGCGCGGCCTGGACGTCCGACCCCGGCTTCCTCAAGGCCGCCACCGAGACCGCGAAGCTGCCGAAGTACTTCATCGACGGCTGGGACGCGGCGAAGTTCCCGCAGGTGCAGCAGCGCTGGGCGGACGGCGACTCGCGTTACCTCTACGTCGGCACCTGGGCGCCGAGCGAGACCCGCGAGTACCTCGACAAGGAGGGCGCCGGCACGAAGATCTCGTACGGCTCCTTGCAGTTCCCGATGCCGCCGGGCGCCACGCACGACACCGTCGAGCAGATGTCGATCGGCTTCGCGGTGCCGAAGAAGGCCAAGAACGCCGAGGCCGCGAAGGCGTTCATCGCCTACTTCCTCAACAAGGACATCCTCTCCGGCATCCCGGCCGTCGCGGACAACCTGGTGCCCCGAGCCGACCTCGCCGTGCCCGACGACCTCAAGCAGGTCAAGTCCGCGATGGACGACCCGAAGAAGGAGCACGTGCTGCAGTACGACGGGATCGACGGCGTCGCCGGCGGCAAGTGGCAGACCGACGTGTTCGACCCGGCGGACCTGGCGCTGCTCAAGGGCCAGCTGAACCCGCAGCAGTTCATCGCGCAGCTTTCGGCCAAGAGCGCCGCGTTCTGGAAGAACCAGGGCTGA
- a CDS encoding carbohydrate ABC transporter permease: MSVTDAPAPAARAAKPARKPPRRPKPAPGSRRLSPLRLLGSAIVWLFTAGNVLVLYWLLSASFKTPVEIFTKPFALPYQWFHLGKPFRNFVYAWNNAGFGNAVVTTVVLVGLATVVTVAVSAPAAYALTRLGVRGSGPLTNVVAIGMGVPFQTVIIPLFVVMSKIHLDNEYGLFLVYVALSIPFTVFLLTGFFRSLPDELEEAAAIDGASPLRTFFSVMLPLARGGLITALTLNAIGLWNETLLAIVFLKDQAHFTLSRALFTFYGAASYQSEYGGLIAGVAIVVLPMLVLYLVLARRIITGLTLGAGK; encoded by the coding sequence ATGTCCGTCACGGACGCGCCCGCGCCCGCCGCCCGGGCGGCGAAACCGGCGCGGAAGCCGCCGCGCCGGCCCAAGCCCGCGCCCGGGTCCCGGCGGCTGAGCCCGCTGCGGCTGCTCGGCTCGGCGATCGTGTGGCTGTTCACCGCCGGCAACGTGCTGGTGCTGTACTGGCTGCTGTCCGCCTCGTTCAAGACGCCGGTGGAGATCTTCACCAAGCCGTTCGCCCTGCCGTACCAGTGGTTCCACCTCGGCAAGCCGTTCCGGAACTTCGTCTACGCCTGGAACAACGCCGGGTTCGGCAACGCCGTGGTCACCACCGTGGTGCTGGTCGGGCTGGCCACCGTGGTCACGGTCGCGGTGTCGGCCCCGGCGGCGTACGCGCTGACCCGGCTCGGCGTCCGCGGCTCCGGCCCGCTGACCAACGTGGTCGCGATCGGCATGGGCGTGCCGTTCCAGACCGTGATCATCCCGCTGTTCGTGGTGATGAGCAAGATCCACCTGGACAACGAGTACGGGCTGTTCCTGGTCTACGTCGCGCTGTCCATCCCGTTCACCGTGTTCCTGCTGACCGGGTTCTTCCGCTCGCTGCCGGACGAGCTGGAGGAGGCGGCGGCGATCGACGGCGCGTCCCCGCTGCGCACGTTCTTCTCGGTGATGCTGCCGCTGGCGCGCGGCGGGCTGATCACCGCGCTGACGCTCAACGCGATCGGGCTGTGGAACGAGACCCTGCTCGCGATCGTGTTCCTCAAGGACCAGGCGCACTTCACGCTTTCGCGCGCGCTGTTCACCTTCTACGGCGCGGCCAGCTACCAGTCGGAGTACGGCGGCCTGATCGCCGGCGTCGCCATCGTGGTGCTGCCGATGCTCGTGCTCTACCTCGTGCTCGCCCGCCGGATCATCACCGGACTCACCCTCGGCGCCGGAAAGTAG
- a CDS encoding MarR family winged helix-turn-helix transcriptional regulator has protein sequence MTQADPGDQAANAQLLGRDFATAIVVFHEAVGRLLGLSAVERKCLDLLQRLGPVTAGAVGEHTGLTTGAVTRMLDRLAKAGYVRRAPDPHDRRKVVVQLLPNERMDALMATAFGPFVEDLGTIMARYDDTETRAILDWASRTTDALIASTRRISGLDPAGPGA, from the coding sequence ATGACGCAAGCCGACCCCGGCGACCAGGCGGCGAACGCACAGCTGCTGGGTCGCGACTTCGCCACGGCGATCGTCGTGTTCCACGAGGCCGTCGGCCGGCTGCTGGGGCTCAGCGCGGTCGAGCGCAAGTGCCTGGACCTGCTGCAACGGCTCGGCCCGGTCACGGCGGGGGCGGTCGGCGAGCACACCGGGCTCACCACGGGGGCGGTCACCCGGATGCTCGACCGGCTGGCCAAGGCCGGCTACGTGCGGCGCGCCCCCGACCCGCACGACCGCCGCAAGGTCGTCGTGCAGCTGCTCCCGAACGAGCGGATGGACGCGCTGATGGCGACCGCGTTCGGCCCGTTCGTCGAGGACCTGGGCACGATCATGGCCCGCTACGACGACACGGAGACCCGCGCGATCCTCGACTGGGCGAGCCGGACGACCGACGCGCTGATCGCCAGCACGCGGCGGATCTCCGGCCTTGACCCCGCTGGGCCGGGCGCCTGA
- a CDS encoding 1-phosphofructokinase family hexose kinase, whose product MILTVTPNAALDVTYTVDSLVPDEVHRVSAVRQRAGGKGINVARVLYALGADTWAVALAGGATGSSVAQELAASGVPAELVPIAGETRRTTTVLSTADHAVTLFNEPGPVVTAGEWAALVAAAGRHRPEVLVCSGSLPPGAPPDGYAQLAATGVPTVLDSSGDALLAGLAGRPAVVKPNARELVEVTGIRDLEAAAGELRKAGAGAVVVSLGRDGLLAVTAAGTWHAAPSAALRGNSTGAGDAAVAGIALGMCRHEPWPQLLRRAVALSGAAVLGPLAGDVDLPHYHREHDRVAVRARGS is encoded by the coding sequence GTGATCCTCACCGTCACCCCGAACGCCGCGCTCGACGTGACGTACACAGTGGACAGTCTGGTCCCGGACGAGGTGCACCGGGTCTCGGCCGTGCGGCAACGCGCCGGGGGCAAGGGGATCAACGTCGCCCGCGTGCTGTACGCGCTGGGCGCCGACACCTGGGCGGTCGCGCTGGCCGGCGGCGCCACCGGCAGCTCCGTCGCGCAGGAGCTCGCGGCTTCCGGCGTGCCCGCCGAGCTGGTCCCGATCGCGGGGGAGACCCGCCGGACCACCACCGTGCTCTCGACCGCCGACCACGCGGTCACGCTGTTCAACGAGCCGGGCCCGGTGGTCACGGCGGGGGAGTGGGCGGCGCTGGTCGCCGCGGCCGGACGGCACAGGCCGGAGGTGCTGGTCTGCTCCGGCAGCCTGCCGCCCGGCGCGCCACCCGACGGGTACGCCCAGCTCGCCGCGACCGGCGTCCCGACCGTGCTCGACAGCTCCGGCGACGCCCTGCTGGCCGGGCTGGCCGGACGGCCGGCCGTGGTCAAGCCGAACGCCCGGGAACTCGTTGAGGTCACCGGGATCCGTGACCTCGAGGCGGCCGCGGGCGAGCTGCGGAAGGCCGGGGCGGGCGCGGTGGTCGTGTCGCTCGGCCGGGACGGCCTGCTCGCCGTCACCGCGGCCGGCACCTGGCACGCGGCGCCGTCCGCCGCGCTGCGCGGGAACTCGACCGGGGCCGGTGACGCGGCCGTCGCCGGGATCGCGCTCGGGATGTGCCGCCACGAACCGTGGCCGCAACTGCTGCGCCGGGCCGTCGCGCTGTCCGGCGCGGCCGTGCTCGGGCCGCTGGCCGGCGACGTCGACCTGCCGCACTACCACCGAGAACACGACCGGGTCGCCGTGCGCGCCCGGGGAAGCTGA
- a CDS encoding VC0807 family protein, protein MPEVSAGRKAAYVGLMILNAAVDLLLPTVVLVALAPTGLSAAVLLSIGGTLLGGKAIGGQTGFGGFRRRLALVAGLVPTAAIVGCHVAGLGDVPSMVAGAVVLGAIVLADVWRGRRGDRAEGGIDVFALVVLAEVLTGVVLTSISGDARFVLARISLYLTVGGLVILASAWAERPLMRTALKPVAAKGEPARAEAFERAWANSRRFRALYRGMTAGLGGVLILDAVVRVVIIYSQPADAIVESSLTSQLPLVILIVVWFAAGRGLAVPRAERILEAELANAPEPETAAARPAD, encoded by the coding sequence ATGCCTGAGGTCAGCGCGGGCCGCAAGGCGGCGTACGTGGGCTTGATGATCCTGAACGCCGCGGTCGACCTGCTGCTGCCGACGGTGGTGCTGGTCGCGCTCGCGCCGACCGGGTTGTCCGCCGCGGTGCTGCTGTCCATCGGCGGAACCCTGTTGGGGGGCAAGGCGATCGGCGGCCAGACCGGGTTCGGCGGGTTCCGCCGGCGGCTCGCGCTGGTCGCGGGGCTCGTCCCCACGGCGGCGATCGTCGGGTGTCACGTCGCCGGTCTCGGCGACGTGCCCAGCATGGTGGCGGGGGCGGTCGTCCTGGGGGCGATCGTGCTCGCCGACGTGTGGCGCGGGCGGCGCGGCGACCGCGCCGAGGGCGGGATCGACGTGTTCGCCCTGGTCGTGCTGGCCGAGGTCCTGACCGGCGTGGTGCTCACCTCGATCAGCGGCGACGCGCGTTTCGTCCTGGCGCGGATCTCGCTGTACCTGACCGTCGGCGGCCTGGTGATCCTGGCGTCGGCGTGGGCCGAGCGGCCGTTGATGCGCACCGCGCTCAAACCCGTTGCGGCCAAAGGGGAACCGGCCCGGGCCGAGGCGTTCGAGCGGGCCTGGGCGAACTCGCGGCGGTTCCGCGCGCTGTACCGGGGGATGACCGCCGGGCTGGGCGGGGTGCTGATCCTCGACGCCGTCGTGCGCGTGGTGATCATCTACAGCCAGCCGGCGGACGCCATCGTCGAGTCGTCGCTCACCTCGCAGCTCCCGCTGGTGATCCTGATCGTCGTGTGGTTCGCGGCGGGCCGCGGCCTCGCCGTGCCCCGCGCCGAGCGGATCCTGGAGGCCGAGCTGGCGAACGCCCCCGAGCCCGAAACCGCCGCGGCCCGCCCGGCGGACTAA
- a CDS encoding ROK family protein — MTLLAAVDVGGTTVKAAVYEPGRWAKRAELRRPTVRPTARGEDPAVAVAEQVGAMVQELAEGLAGELATDGPVAAAGVVVPGVVDEAAGIARFAANLGWRDAPLRELLAERLPMPVAFGHDVTAGGLAEHRFGAARGFADAAFVPVGTGIAAALLLGGRPHRAAGHAGELGHVDVGHGHRCGCGATGCLEAVASAGSIARHYTERSGRAVTGAREVLDADDDVAREIVEEAVTALAAGLRLLVTLVAPEVVVLGGGLFEAGGLLERVDRRLAESLIFQRRPVLRRAELGDEAGCLGAGLLAAELLEPAVAP, encoded by the coding sequence ATGACGCTCCTCGCGGCGGTCGACGTCGGCGGCACCACGGTCAAGGCCGCGGTGTACGAGCCGGGCCGCTGGGCGAAGCGGGCCGAGCTGCGTCGTCCCACCGTCCGTCCCACCGCCCGTGGCGAGGACCCGGCGGTGGCCGTGGCGGAGCAGGTCGGGGCCATGGTTCAGGAATTGGCCGAGGGGCTGGCCGGGGAACTGGCCACGGACGGGCCGGTCGCCGCCGCCGGGGTCGTGGTGCCCGGGGTGGTCGACGAGGCCGCGGGGATCGCGCGGTTCGCGGCGAACCTCGGCTGGCGTGACGCGCCGTTGCGCGAGCTGCTGGCCGAACGCCTGCCGATGCCGGTCGCCTTCGGCCACGACGTCACGGCGGGCGGGCTGGCCGAGCACCGGTTCGGCGCCGCCCGCGGGTTCGCCGACGCCGCGTTCGTCCCGGTCGGCACCGGGATCGCCGCGGCGCTGCTGCTCGGCGGCCGTCCGCACCGCGCGGCCGGGCACGCCGGGGAGCTGGGCCACGTCGACGTCGGCCACGGCCACCGCTGCGGCTGCGGCGCCACCGGCTGCCTGGAGGCGGTCGCGTCCGCGGGCTCGATCGCCCGCCATTACACGGAACGGTCCGGCCGGGCGGTCACCGGTGCGCGCGAAGTGCTCGATGCAGACGACGACGTGGCACGCGAGATCGTCGAGGAAGCCGTGACGGCGCTGGCCGCCGGGCTGCGGCTGCTGGTCACGCTCGTCGCCCCCGAAGTCGTGGTGCTCGGCGGCGGGCTGTTCGAAGCGGGCGGGCTCCTCGAACGCGTCGACCGGCGGCTGGCCGAGTCGCTCATTTTCCAGCGGCGGCCGGTGTTGCGCCGCGCGGAGCTGGGTGACGAAGCCGGTTGCCTGGGCGCGGGCCTGCTGGCGGCCGAGCTGCTGGAACCGGCGGTGGCGCCGTGA
- a CDS encoding class II fructose-bisphosphate aldolase, whose protein sequence is MPLVSTGDIVGDAVARRRGCGAFNAIQLEHLTAIVDGAEAADAPVIVQLSQNAVRYHGALAPVGGAALAEARAAGVPVAVHLDHAESRELVREAVDLGFGSVMFDGSTLDYEDNVRATREVAAYCHDHGVWVEAELGEVGGKDGVHAPGARTDPGEAAEFVANTGVDALAVAVGSSHAMLTRDAALDFELIAALHAAVPVPLVLHGSSGVPDAGLAGAVAAGMTKINIATQLNKVFTAAAAGDWREHPDRVDPRRYLGAGRAAVAVEVRRLLGVLMLGHAETAR, encoded by the coding sequence ATGCCATTGGTGTCCACCGGGGATATCGTCGGCGACGCCGTGGCGCGGCGCCGGGGCTGCGGGGCGTTCAACGCCATCCAGCTGGAGCACCTCACCGCGATCGTCGACGGGGCCGAGGCCGCGGACGCCCCGGTGATCGTGCAGCTGAGCCAGAACGCGGTGCGCTACCACGGTGCGCTCGCCCCGGTCGGCGGCGCCGCGCTCGCCGAGGCGCGGGCGGCGGGCGTCCCCGTGGCCGTGCACCTGGACCACGCCGAGTCGCGTGAGCTGGTGCGCGAGGCCGTCGACCTTGGCTTCGGCTCGGTGATGTTCGACGGGTCCACATTGGACTACGAGGACAACGTGCGGGCGACGCGCGAGGTCGCCGCGTACTGCCACGACCACGGCGTCTGGGTGGAGGCCGAGCTGGGGGAGGTCGGCGGGAAGGACGGGGTGCACGCGCCCGGCGCCCGCACCGACCCGGGCGAGGCCGCCGAGTTCGTCGCGAACACCGGGGTGGACGCGCTGGCCGTGGCGGTCGGCAGCTCCCACGCGATGCTGACCCGCGACGCGGCGCTCGACTTCGAGCTGATCGCCGCGTTGCATGCGGCGGTGCCGGTGCCGTTGGTGCTGCACGGTTCTTCGGGCGTGCCCGACGCGGGCCTGGCCGGCGCCGTGGCGGCGGGGATGACGAAGATCAATATCGCCACCCAGCTCAACAAGGTGTTCACCGCGGCCGCGGCGGGCGACTGGCGTGAGCACCCCGACCGCGTGGACCCCCGCCGGTACCTCGGCGCGGGCCGGGCGGCGGTCGCGGTCGAGGTGCGGCGGTTGCTCGGTGTGCTCATGCTGGGACACGCGGAAACCGCCAGGTGA